A single Primulina eburnea isolate SZY01 chromosome 11, ASM2296580v1, whole genome shotgun sequence DNA region contains:
- the LOC140804876 gene encoding zinc finger CCCH domain-containing protein 32-like isoform X2: MERYNRAHFVEAGQVDPMAEWAAFGGETVLEEPMWQLGLGGGSELYAERPDEADCIHYLRTGFCGYGPRCRFNHPHDRGAATGSLRSGGGEYPERIGQPVCQHYMQTGICKFGASCKYDHPKHRIESSAAVTLNFYGYPLREGGKECAYYIKTGQCKFGITCKFHHPQPAGLQVPAQLPGSGPLAGPPGLPGTTMFPTARSPIQSSQQYGIVPGNWPVARPAILPGSYGPGNYGPLIFPPGVVPVPGWSPYPTAASPVAPSSTQPTICASPMIGIMPLSTSASAFSGSYVPISSSTGHSSSSQKENAFPDRPGQLECQYYLKTGDCKYGSTCKYHHPPDWSALRSGSLLSPMGLPLRSGSPVCSHYAQNGVCKYGPSCKFDHPMSTLSYSTSASSLTDMHVAPYPVGHMNASLAPSSSSSDFRPDLISVITKDAFSMPMSSLNSTSASSGSSFSKSEPVPESNVHQSGQGSSFSSDHSSPDQGG; this comes from the exons ATGGAGAGGTACAACAGAGCTCATTTTGTCGAGGCGGGTCAGGTGGATCCTATGGCGGAATGGGCGGCGTTTGGAGGTGAAACGGTCCTTGAAG AGCCTATGTGGCAGCTGGGCCTCGGTGGTGGGTCCGAGTTGTACGCTGAAAGGCCGGATGAAGCCGATTGCATCCATTACCTGAGGACTGGCTTCTGCGGGTACGGTCCTCGCTGCCGGTTCAATCATCCCCACGATCGTGGCGCG GCAACGGGATCCTTGAGGTCTGGTGGAGGTGAGTACCCGGAACGCATTGGGCAACCTGTCTGTCAG CACTACATGCAAACGGGAATTTGTAAATTTGGTGCTTCCTGCAAATATGATCACCCAAAGCACAGAATTGAATCCTCCGCTGCAGTGACCCTGAATTTTTACGGATACCCTTTGCGAGAG GGTGGAAAGGAATGtgcatattatattaaaacAGGGCAATGCAAGTTCGGCATCACCTGTAAATTTCATCATCCACAACCTGCTGGGTTACAAGTTCCTGCTCAGTTACCTGGTTCTGGTCCTTTGGCTGGTCCACCAGGTTTACCAGGAACCACAATGTTTCCAACTGCACGGTCTCCAATTCAGTCTTCCCAACAATATGGGATAGTTCCTGGAAACTGGCCAGTGGCCAGACCAGCCATACTTCCTGGATCATACGGCCCTGGAAATTATGGTCCATTGATATTTCCTCCTGGAGTTGTTCCTGTTCCTGGTTGGTCACCATATCCG ACTGCTGCTAGTCCTGTGGCCCCTTCAAGTACTCAACCAACTATTTGTGCGAGCCCAATGATTGGGATAATGCCACTATCGACCTCTGCCAGTGCATTCTCAGGATCATATGTTCCAATCTCCTCTTCCACTGGCCACTCAAGTAGCAGTCAAAAGGAAAACGCCTTTCCAGATAGACCTGGCCAACTAGAATGTCAGTATTATTTGAAGACAGGAGATTGTAAATATGGATCCACATGTAAATATCATCATCCACCAGATTGGAGTGCACTTAGATCAGGTTCTCTACTGAGTCCAATGGGTCTGCCATTACGCTCA GGTTCACCGGTATGCTCACACTATGCCCAAAATGGAGTATGCAAATACGGGCCCTCGTGCAAATTCGATCACCCAATGAGTACTTTGAGTTACAGCACATCTGCATCTTCTCTTACTGATATGCATGTCGCTCCCTACCCCGTGGGGCATATGAATGCTTCCTTGGCTCcatcatcatcttcgtcagacTTTAGGCCCGATCTTATTTCCGTAATCACAAAAGATGCCTTTTCAATGCCAATGTCGTCTCTGAATAGTACAAGTGCTTCTTCTGGCTCATCATTCTCAAAAAGTGAGCCTGTTCCAGAATCAAATGTTCACCAATCTGGGCAGGGTTCCTCCTTTTCAAGCGACCACAGTAGCCCAGATCAAGGAGGCTAG
- the LOC140804876 gene encoding zinc finger CCCH domain-containing protein 32-like isoform X1: protein MERYNRAHFVEAGQVDPMAEWAAFGGETVLEEPMWQLGLGGGSELYAERPDEADCIHYLRTGFCGYGPRCRFNHPHDRGAATGSLRSGGGEYPERIGQPVCQHYMQTGICKFGASCKYDHPKHRIESSAAVTLNFYGYPLREGGKECAYYIKTGQCKFGITCKFHHPQPAGLQVPAQLPGSGPLAGPPGLPGTTMFPTARSPIQSSQQYGIVPGNWPVARPAILPGSYGPGNYGPLIFPPGVVPVPGWSPYPVTAASPVAPSSTQPTICASPMIGIMPLSTSASAFSGSYVPISSSTGHSSSSQKENAFPDRPGQLECQYYLKTGDCKYGSTCKYHHPPDWSALRSGSLLSPMGLPLRSGSPVCSHYAQNGVCKYGPSCKFDHPMSTLSYSTSASSLTDMHVAPYPVGHMNASLAPSSSSSDFRPDLISVITKDAFSMPMSSLNSTSASSGSSFSKSEPVPESNVHQSGQGSSFSSDHSSPDQGG, encoded by the exons ATGGAGAGGTACAACAGAGCTCATTTTGTCGAGGCGGGTCAGGTGGATCCTATGGCGGAATGGGCGGCGTTTGGAGGTGAAACGGTCCTTGAAG AGCCTATGTGGCAGCTGGGCCTCGGTGGTGGGTCCGAGTTGTACGCTGAAAGGCCGGATGAAGCCGATTGCATCCATTACCTGAGGACTGGCTTCTGCGGGTACGGTCCTCGCTGCCGGTTCAATCATCCCCACGATCGTGGCGCG GCAACGGGATCCTTGAGGTCTGGTGGAGGTGAGTACCCGGAACGCATTGGGCAACCTGTCTGTCAG CACTACATGCAAACGGGAATTTGTAAATTTGGTGCTTCCTGCAAATATGATCACCCAAAGCACAGAATTGAATCCTCCGCTGCAGTGACCCTGAATTTTTACGGATACCCTTTGCGAGAG GGTGGAAAGGAATGtgcatattatattaaaacAGGGCAATGCAAGTTCGGCATCACCTGTAAATTTCATCATCCACAACCTGCTGGGTTACAAGTTCCTGCTCAGTTACCTGGTTCTGGTCCTTTGGCTGGTCCACCAGGTTTACCAGGAACCACAATGTTTCCAACTGCACGGTCTCCAATTCAGTCTTCCCAACAATATGGGATAGTTCCTGGAAACTGGCCAGTGGCCAGACCAGCCATACTTCCTGGATCATACGGCCCTGGAAATTATGGTCCATTGATATTTCCTCCTGGAGTTGTTCCTGTTCCTGGTTGGTCACCATATCCGGTA ACTGCTGCTAGTCCTGTGGCCCCTTCAAGTACTCAACCAACTATTTGTGCGAGCCCAATGATTGGGATAATGCCACTATCGACCTCTGCCAGTGCATTCTCAGGATCATATGTTCCAATCTCCTCTTCCACTGGCCACTCAAGTAGCAGTCAAAAGGAAAACGCCTTTCCAGATAGACCTGGCCAACTAGAATGTCAGTATTATTTGAAGACAGGAGATTGTAAATATGGATCCACATGTAAATATCATCATCCACCAGATTGGAGTGCACTTAGATCAGGTTCTCTACTGAGTCCAATGGGTCTGCCATTACGCTCA GGTTCACCGGTATGCTCACACTATGCCCAAAATGGAGTATGCAAATACGGGCCCTCGTGCAAATTCGATCACCCAATGAGTACTTTGAGTTACAGCACATCTGCATCTTCTCTTACTGATATGCATGTCGCTCCCTACCCCGTGGGGCATATGAATGCTTCCTTGGCTCcatcatcatcttcgtcagacTTTAGGCCCGATCTTATTTCCGTAATCACAAAAGATGCCTTTTCAATGCCAATGTCGTCTCTGAATAGTACAAGTGCTTCTTCTGGCTCATCATTCTCAAAAAGTGAGCCTGTTCCAGAATCAAATGTTCACCAATCTGGGCAGGGTTCCTCCTTTTCAAGCGACCACAGTAGCCCAGATCAAGGAGGCTAG